A window from Rhizosphaericola mali encodes these proteins:
- a CDS encoding efflux RND transporter permease subunit, whose product MSIAEIAVKRPLLIVVIFVVLFIFGMLSYSRLNYNLLPKMEIATVTVNTVYPGASASEVESSVTKKLEDAFASVEGLDNISSNSQEGVSVITIEFKSGTDVDEAERNVQRKADQTINDLPKDIDRPIVNKVNLEEMPVVRAGVTSNLPPKELYNLVDKRLLPTLQNVEGVGQVNIIGGNEREIQININQEKLKAYGISITQLTEAVANANTSFPAGKVETQNQQLSLQFNANLDSITQMNDLIIMQKPGMGSIYLKDVAEVTDGTAKETAINHVNGIASIGIQIIKQSDANAVNVSKGVKQAFSSIEQQYKNDNLKFFVSSDQSIYTMKSADAVMEDLLMAVLIVGIVMLAFLHSFRSSLFVLVALPSSIIPTFIAMYFMGFSLNLMSLMAMSLVVGILVDDSIVVLENIYRHLEMGVDKKQAALDGRNEIGFTALAITLVDVVVFLPLALAGGLIGSILKEFALVVVFSTLMSLFVSFTVTPMLASRFGKLTILKKDTIWGRINLGLENGIEKLKELYGQLLDWTLTKKRWLLSLVIVLLIGSIMLVVKGFIGGAFMPNADQGELMVNLELAPEATIYNTNMATQDAEKIIMAHPEVVKAFSNIGFVNGSVAGTSNNANLAEITVGLIDNTKRQFTSDEFGVTLQKELADKLPGVKVTASSIGVTGTTNGAPIQIAIKGLDLEAVRSVAEKYKSIIENVPGTKFVKLSVKDPKQEVGINLDREKMTLMGLNASIVGKSIQNAFSGNDDSKFKQNGDEYKIFIGLDANNKTNINDVRNLSFSNSDGQNFVLSQFADVYLSLGESVLERNNRLNSIKVESNVVGLPTGTVADNIKEKVKNVKLPTGMSVDYDGDTKNQGEAFGSLGLALIVGIVLVYLVMVALYDSTIYPFVVLFSIPVALIGALLALALTMETLNVFTIIGMIMLLGLVSKNAILIVDFANHLKKNGKSVHDALVEAGKERLRPILMTTLAMILGMLPIALAKGAGAEFKNGMAWVIIGGLTSSMILTLFVVPAMYMIIEKIFNTRDKTSI is encoded by the coding sequence ATGTCCATAGCTGAAATTGCAGTCAAAAGGCCCTTACTTATAGTGGTTATTTTTGTCGTTTTATTTATATTCGGAATGCTGAGTTACTCGCGTTTGAACTATAATCTTTTGCCTAAAATGGAGATTGCAACGGTAACGGTAAATACCGTTTATCCAGGTGCTTCGGCCTCGGAGGTGGAATCTTCCGTAACCAAAAAATTAGAAGATGCATTTGCTTCTGTGGAAGGATTAGATAATATTAGTTCCAATTCTCAAGAAGGGGTTTCTGTTATTACCATTGAGTTTAAAAGTGGGACTGATGTAGATGAAGCCGAAAGGAATGTGCAGCGAAAAGCAGACCAGACGATTAATGATTTGCCCAAAGATATAGATCGTCCAATAGTCAATAAGGTAAATTTGGAAGAAATGCCTGTTGTCCGCGCAGGTGTGACATCCAATCTTCCACCCAAGGAATTGTACAATTTAGTAGATAAACGTCTATTGCCTACGTTGCAAAATGTAGAAGGAGTGGGGCAGGTAAATATTATTGGGGGAAATGAACGTGAAATTCAAATCAATATTAATCAGGAAAAATTAAAAGCCTATGGAATTAGTATTACCCAGTTAACCGAAGCGGTTGCTAATGCAAATACATCATTTCCTGCAGGTAAAGTAGAAACACAAAATCAGCAGCTTTCCTTGCAGTTCAATGCCAATTTGGATTCTATTACGCAGATGAATGACTTAATCATCATGCAAAAGCCAGGAATGGGAAGTATTTACCTCAAAGATGTGGCGGAAGTAACAGATGGAACTGCCAAAGAAACGGCGATTAATCATGTTAATGGTATTGCATCAATTGGGATACAGATTATAAAACAGAGCGATGCTAACGCCGTAAATGTAAGTAAAGGTGTGAAGCAAGCTTTTTCAAGTATTGAGCAGCAATATAAAAATGATAACCTTAAGTTTTTTGTATCTTCCGATCAATCTATTTATACGATGAAATCGGCGGATGCCGTAATGGAAGATCTTTTGATGGCTGTATTGATTGTAGGTATAGTGATGTTGGCATTTTTGCATAGTTTTCGTTCTTCTTTATTTGTGTTAGTTGCATTGCCGTCTTCCATAATTCCAACTTTCATTGCTATGTATTTTATGGGATTCTCCCTCAATTTAATGTCTTTGATGGCCATGTCTTTAGTTGTGGGTATTTTAGTAGACGACTCCATTGTTGTTTTGGAAAATATCTATCGCCATCTTGAAATGGGCGTTGATAAAAAGCAGGCAGCTTTAGATGGAAGAAATGAAATAGGCTTTACTGCATTAGCTATTACATTGGTGGACGTCGTGGTATTCTTGCCGTTAGCACTTGCAGGAGGACTGATTGGTTCAATATTAAAAGAGTTTGCGTTGGTGGTTGTATTTTCCACTTTGATGAGTTTATTTGTATCCTTTACGGTTACTCCTATGCTAGCAAGTCGTTTTGGTAAATTAACCATCCTTAAAAAAGATACAATATGGGGACGAATCAACCTAGGACTGGAAAATGGAATTGAGAAATTAAAAGAGCTTTATGGTCAGTTGTTGGACTGGACATTAACGAAAAAGCGTTGGCTATTATCGCTTGTAATAGTTTTATTGATTGGCTCTATTATGTTGGTAGTAAAAGGATTTATTGGAGGCGCATTTATGCCAAATGCAGATCAAGGAGAGTTGATGGTCAATCTTGAATTGGCGCCTGAAGCAACGATATACAATACGAATATGGCAACGCAAGATGCAGAAAAAATTATCATGGCACATCCCGAAGTGGTGAAAGCATTTTCCAATATTGGCTTTGTAAATGGATCGGTTGCAGGAACCTCTAACAATGCAAATCTAGCAGAGATTACTGTTGGTCTGATTGATAATACCAAAAGACAATTTACTTCCGATGAATTTGGTGTAACGCTTCAAAAAGAACTCGCAGATAAATTACCAGGTGTAAAAGTAACTGCGTCATCTATTGGGGTGACAGGTACAACGAATGGTGCCCCAATTCAGATTGCGATTAAAGGACTGGACTTGGAAGCTGTTCGTAGTGTGGCAGAAAAATATAAATCTATCATTGAAAATGTACCAGGAACAAAATTTGTAAAACTATCCGTGAAAGATCCCAAACAAGAAGTAGGTATCAATCTCGACCGAGAAAAAATGACATTGATGGGACTTAATGCTAGTATTGTTGGTAAAAGTATTCAAAATGCATTTAGTGGAAATGACGATAGTAAGTTCAAGCAAAATGGAGATGAGTATAAGATCTTTATAGGATTGGATGCCAATAACAAAACCAATATAAACGACGTGCGTAATCTCTCATTCAGCAATAGTGATGGTCAAAATTTTGTCTTAAGTCAGTTCGCCGATGTTTATCTTTCCTTAGGAGAATCAGTTTTGGAACGCAATAATCGGTTAAACTCCATCAAAGTAGAATCCAATGTAGTTGGATTGCCAACAGGGACCGTCGCAGACAATATCAAAGAAAAAGTAAAGAATGTCAAATTGCCTACGGGTATGAGTGTTGACTATGACGGGGATACCAAAAATCAGGGGGAAGCATTCGGAAGTCTTGGACTAGCACTTATTGTTGGAATTGTTTTGGTTTATTTGGTGATGGTAGCGTTGTATGATAGTACGATTTATCCATTTGTGGTATTGTTTTCCATACCTGTAGCCTTGATCGGTGCTTTATTGGCATTGGCATTGACTATGGAAACTTTAAACGTATTTACCATTATAGGTATGATTATGCTATTGGGGTTGGTATCAAAAAATGCTATATTGATTGTTGATTTTGCCAATCATCTGAAAAAAAATGGTAAGTCTGTACATGATGCGCTTGTTGAAGCAGGCAAGGAACGTTTGCGTCCTATATTAATGACTACGCTCGCCATGATACTCGGAATGCTTCCCATTGCCTTGGCCAAAGGGGCTGGTGCTGAATTTAAAAATGGTATGGCTTGGGTTATTATTGGTGGTCTTACAAGTTCCATGATTTTGACTTTATTTGTAGTGCCTGCGATGTATATGATCATTGAGAAAATATTTAATACAAGGGATAAGACGTCCATTTGA
- a CDS encoding VOC family protein, whose amino-acid sequence MSNQVEHLVYPELNTKSPFSQMKAGHIGIRTSHYEAFIQWYVEILGFRVVKEWMSGEMKLAYIAFPGNDSFMIEVLGNAEELPSFEDLRLGYNHICFNVDNIQTTIAELEKLGITIVRHFPIAAIGKEVAFIADPWGNKIEFSADM is encoded by the coding sequence ATGAGTAATCAAGTAGAACATTTAGTATATCCTGAATTAAATACAAAGAGTCCTTTCAGCCAAATGAAAGCCGGACATATTGGTATTCGTACTTCGCACTATGAAGCCTTCATACAATGGTATGTGGAAATTCTTGGTTTTAGAGTGGTTAAGGAATGGATGTCTGGCGAAATGAAGCTAGCGTATATCGCGTTTCCTGGAAATGATAGTTTTATGATTGAAGTGTTGGGGAATGCAGAAGAATTGCCTAGTTTTGAAGATTTGCGGTTGGGCTACAATCATATTTGCTTCAATGTAGATAACATTCAAACTACAATCGCTGAACTAGAAAAGTTGGGCATTACCATTGTTAGACATTTCCCAATTGCCGCTATTGGAAAAGAGGTTGCTTTCATTGCCGACCCCTGGGGCAATAAGATTGAGTTTAGTGCGGATATGTAA
- a CDS encoding SDR family oxidoreductase, producing the protein MAKTIFITGASTGIGKITAKLFQSKGWNVIATLRDPSKETELTQLANVTVLPLDVKNTTQIQSIVDKVTSSVNIDVVVNNAGFGIVGPFEGTPENEIERIVNTNILGVMRVTKAFLPHFRSQKNGVLITVSSEGGLITYPFFALYHATKWAIEGWTESMVYELKPLGIQIKTVLPGPTKTEFGNSIFQSSHSAYENTFDKFRSSFLSEKARSTFQSADVVANSIYEAATDGKYQIRYLSGETARKHFSDQIELGTEEFHNKMEKSLL; encoded by the coding sequence ATGGCAAAGACAATTTTTATCACTGGAGCATCGACCGGTATTGGGAAAATAACAGCGAAATTATTTCAATCCAAAGGTTGGAACGTAATTGCCACATTGCGAGATCCAAGCAAAGAAACGGAATTAACTCAATTAGCAAATGTTACAGTGCTTCCACTAGATGTTAAAAATACAACGCAGATACAATCTATAGTAGATAAAGTTACGTCATCAGTAAATATTGATGTTGTTGTTAACAATGCTGGATTTGGAATAGTGGGACCATTTGAAGGAACGCCGGAAAATGAGATTGAACGTATTGTAAATACGAATATTTTAGGTGTAATGCGCGTTACTAAAGCATTTCTCCCTCATTTTCGCTCTCAGAAAAATGGTGTTTTGATTACAGTTTCGTCTGAAGGAGGACTAATAACCTATCCTTTTTTCGCCTTATATCATGCCACAAAGTGGGCGATTGAAGGTTGGACGGAGAGTATGGTCTATGAATTAAAACCTTTGGGCATTCAGATAAAAACAGTTTTACCTGGACCCACTAAAACGGAATTTGGCAATTCGATATTTCAATCTTCACATTCGGCATACGAAAATACGTTTGATAAGTTTAGAAGTAGTTTCTTGTCGGAAAAGGCACGCTCCACCTTTCAATCCGCAGATGTTGTTGCAAATAGTATTTACGAAGCCGCAACTGATGGAAAATATCAAATACGTTATTTGTCTGGCGAAACGGCGAGAAAGCATTTTTCTGATCAAATCGAATTGGGGACAGAAGAATTTCACAATAAGATGGAAAAGAGTTTATTATAA
- a CDS encoding helix-turn-helix domain-containing protein, whose protein sequence is MINIESLEEFYKSKLISIPEKLKNGIGHFDVVPFSLDANCAIKPIPYRFRQYLKIGLMFGQYKLHFSDKTYEIRKNALVFTNSEVPYSWVPIGSNQYGFFCLFTESFFHHFGEPKKYSVFQPNGIPVVELSDNDADKIKQIFEEMITEWRSDNIHKYDKMRISVFEMLLAAEKLLPKELKSVYYSNASQKIASQFLELLERQFSDEIEGPILLRSANDFAENISVHVNHLNKALKEVLHKSTSEIIQERILVEAKILLKQTQKDVSEIAFELGFKENTHFHNFFKKQTLMTPTQYRLN, encoded by the coding sequence ATGATAAATATTGAATCTTTAGAAGAATTTTATAAGAGTAAGCTAATTTCTATCCCTGAAAAATTAAAGAATGGTATTGGTCATTTTGATGTCGTGCCATTCTCTTTAGATGCCAACTGTGCCATTAAACCTATTCCTTATCGATTTAGACAATATCTTAAAATAGGATTAATGTTTGGACAATATAAATTACACTTTTCTGATAAAACCTACGAAATTAGAAAGAATGCATTGGTATTTACCAATTCCGAAGTGCCTTATAGTTGGGTGCCAATTGGTTCAAATCAATATGGATTTTTCTGTTTATTTACGGAAAGCTTTTTTCACCATTTTGGAGAACCAAAGAAATATTCTGTTTTCCAACCCAATGGCATTCCTGTAGTTGAATTATCAGACAATGATGCAGATAAAATAAAGCAGATATTTGAAGAAATGATTACAGAATGGCGATCTGACAATATTCATAAGTATGACAAAATGCGTATTTCGGTATTTGAAATGCTCTTAGCTGCTGAAAAATTATTACCTAAAGAATTAAAATCCGTCTATTATTCTAATGCTTCGCAAAAGATTGCTTCCCAATTTTTGGAACTATTGGAAAGACAGTTCTCAGATGAAATTGAAGGGCCAATACTTTTACGATCCGCCAATGATTTTGCCGAAAATATTTCTGTTCACGTAAATCATTTAAATAAAGCATTAAAAGAAGTATTGCATAAATCAACTTCCGAAATCATACAAGAACGAATTTTAGTTGAAGCTAAAATTCTATTAAAACAGACACAAAAAGATGTTTCTGAAATTGCTTTTGAATTGGGGTTCAAAGAGAATACTCATTTTCATAATTTCTTTAAAAAGCAAACGCTGATGACTCCGACTCAATATCGATTAAATTGA
- a CDS encoding efflux RND transporter periplasmic adaptor subunit, translating into MKRKIIFIVLILLVVVAIVFKLSKNKKIIDAKNTLVNNKDLTVPVKVDTVQLQDFNSEMLKTGNVLPFKEAKILALGKSGTIKKMFIQLGSHVSAGQKVAVLDNKLMVLDLQKAEYHEKKLKEDLQTYTELLAGKAATQEKVNTIRQDYEDALNEVYQARKNINDANITAPTSGIISEKSVEDGMYVASGGEIATIVNLSRIKLNVRLTESEVYKIAKGDLVIVTADVYPGKRFNGVVDFINPQADEMHNYNAEILLDGSTTDLFRSGTFVYVHFNNKPMLNVMAIPRTSLTESIQNPFVYIVRNGKVHLQKITTNGEVNGKLIVTSGLQVGDIVVTSGQINLREGALVKISK; encoded by the coding sequence ATGAAACGAAAAATTATTTTCATCGTGCTGATACTTCTAGTGGTAGTGGCGATCGTATTCAAACTTAGTAAAAATAAGAAAATTATTGATGCTAAAAATACTTTGGTAAACAATAAAGACCTTACTGTTCCTGTAAAAGTAGATACTGTTCAACTACAAGATTTCAATTCGGAAATGCTTAAAACGGGTAACGTATTACCATTTAAAGAAGCTAAAATTTTGGCATTAGGTAAAAGTGGTACAATAAAAAAAATGTTTATCCAATTGGGTAGTCATGTTTCTGCTGGACAAAAGGTGGCAGTTTTAGATAACAAATTAATGGTGTTGGATTTACAAAAAGCAGAATATCACGAAAAAAAATTGAAAGAAGACTTACAAACCTATACTGAATTATTAGCGGGTAAGGCTGCAACACAAGAAAAAGTTAATACTATTCGCCAAGACTATGAAGATGCATTGAATGAAGTGTATCAGGCGCGTAAGAATATCAATGATGCAAATATTACAGCTCCTACATCGGGCATTATTTCAGAAAAATCGGTGGAGGATGGTATGTATGTCGCGAGTGGAGGGGAAATAGCTACGATTGTCAATCTTTCTCGTATAAAATTAAATGTTCGGCTTACCGAGTCGGAAGTATATAAAATAGCCAAAGGTGACCTTGTTATCGTTACGGCTGATGTTTATCCTGGAAAGCGTTTTAATGGTGTAGTTGATTTTATTAATCCCCAAGCCGACGAAATGCACAACTATAATGCTGAAATACTGTTAGACGGTTCTACAACAGACTTGTTCCGTTCAGGCACATTTGTATATGTTCATTTTAATAACAAACCAATGTTAAACGTAATGGCAATACCACGTACATCGCTTACGGAAAGTATCCAAAATCCATTTGTTTATATAGTTCGCAATGGAAAAGTGCATTTGCAAAAAATAACCACGAATGGTGAAGTTAACGGTAAACTCATTGTTACCAGCGGTTTGCAAGTGGGTGACATTGTTGTGACCTCTGGTCAAATCAATTTGCGCGAAGGTGCGCTAGTTAAAATCTCAAAGTAA
- a CDS encoding aldo/keto reductase, with translation MNKLPAIALGTWSWVPGEGDTIFGNNITSESLQPVFAAGIKAGLELWDTAFVYGMGASESIVGDFISQYPREEITLSTKFTPQLAPNTENPVLDMLEGSLLRLCTDYVDIYWIHNPTDAPKWTPALIPLLESGKVKSVGVSNHNLEQIKEADAILKEAGFHISAVQNHYSLLYRSSEEAGILDYCKENDITFFSYMVLEQGALSGKYNTQNPLPEGSLRGETYNKILPQIEELTNAMKEIGGNRNVSVAQVAIAWAIAKNTLPIIGVTKVSQVEDAVGAVSIKLSTSEIEKMENLAAMVNVNTRGFWEKPMV, from the coding sequence ATGAATAAATTGCCAGCAATCGCATTAGGCACTTGGTCTTGGGTACCCGGAGAAGGTGATACAATATTTGGGAACAACATAACAAGCGAAAGTTTACAACCTGTTTTCGCAGCAGGAATTAAAGCCGGATTGGAACTTTGGGATACCGCTTTTGTTTACGGAATGGGGGCATCAGAAAGTATCGTGGGCGATTTTATAAGTCAGTATCCACGAGAAGAGATTACGCTTTCTACTAAGTTTACACCGCAACTTGCACCCAATACGGAGAATCCGGTATTGGATATGTTAGAAGGTAGTCTTCTGCGTCTTTGTACAGACTATGTGGATATTTATTGGATTCATAATCCTACGGATGCGCCCAAATGGACTCCCGCACTGATTCCATTATTGGAAAGTGGCAAGGTGAAAAGCGTTGGTGTTTCTAACCACAACCTCGAACAAATTAAGGAGGCTGATGCTATTTTAAAAGAAGCAGGATTTCATATTTCTGCTGTGCAAAATCACTATAGTCTTTTGTATCGTTCTTCTGAAGAGGCAGGCATATTGGATTATTGTAAAGAAAATGACATCACATTTTTCTCTTATATGGTCTTAGAACAAGGTGCACTTAGCGGAAAATACAATACCCAAAACCCGTTACCAGAGGGCAGTCTAAGAGGTGAAACCTACAACAAAATACTTCCTCAAATCGAAGAATTAACGAATGCAATGAAAGAAATTGGTGGTAATAGAAATGTATCAGTAGCACAAGTCGCTATTGCTTGGGCGATTGCGAAAAACACACTCCCAATTATCGGTGTTACTAAAGTCTCTCAAGTGGAGGATGCTGTGGGCGCTGTTTCTATAAAATTAAGTACTTCAGAAATTGAAAAAATGGAAAATTTAGCTGCAATGGTGAATGTAAATACTCGTGGATTTTGGGAAAAACCAATGGTATAG
- a CDS encoding NAD(P)H-dependent oxidoreductase has protein sequence MNLKEDLNWRYAVKAYSDQKVSDDKIDFILEAINLTASSCGLQPYRVFAIDNKEIQAKLGEGSFNKQIATASHLLVFAGFNQVTTQRIQNMIDLMAQTRGIPVEALKDFSNTLVAHFGNLDENLHGTWADKQAYIAVGTALIAAANVRVDATPMEGFNPQQIDEILGLKEKGLHSTVVVSLGYRDSENDYLANAKKVRIPLEEMATKIR, from the coding sequence ATGAATTTAAAAGAAGACCTAAACTGGCGATATGCAGTCAAGGCGTATTCCGATCAAAAAGTATCAGACGACAAGATAGATTTTATTTTAGAAGCAATCAATTTAACGGCATCCTCTTGTGGATTGCAGCCTTATCGAGTGTTTGCAATTGACAATAAAGAAATACAAGCGAAATTGGGCGAAGGCTCTTTCAATAAACAAATTGCCACTGCTTCGCATCTTTTGGTATTTGCAGGATTCAATCAAGTGACAACACAGAGAATACAAAATATGATTGATTTAATGGCGCAAACGAGAGGGATCCCTGTAGAAGCTTTGAAAGACTTTAGCAATACTTTAGTCGCACATTTTGGAAATTTAGATGAAAATTTACACGGAACTTGGGCAGACAAGCAAGCCTATATTGCAGTGGGAACTGCCTTAATAGCCGCCGCCAATGTACGGGTAGATGCCACACCAATGGAGGGATTTAATCCGCAACAAATAGATGAAATTTTGGGGTTGAAAGAAAAAGGTTTACACAGCACAGTTGTGGTATCACTTGGATATCGAGACAGTGAAAATGATTATTTGGCCAATGCAAAAAAGGTAAGAATTCCATTGGAGGAAATGGCAACGAAAATTCGTTGA